Proteins from a single region of Streptomyces sp. TN58:
- a CDS encoding ABC transporter ATP-binding protein has product MASVTFDKATRLYPGGDKPAVDQLELEIEDGEFLVLVGPSGCGKSTSLRMLAGLEDVNGGAIRIGDRDVTHLPPKDRDIAMVFQNYALYPHMSVADNMGFALKIAGEDKATIRKKVEDAAKMLDLTQYLDRKPKALSGGQRQRVAMGRAIVRKPQVFLMDEPLSNLDAKLRVSTRTQIAALQRDLGITTVYVTHDQVEAMTMGDRVAVLKDGLLQQVDTPRNMYDRPANLFVAGFIGSPAMNLVEVPITDGGVKFGDSVLAVSRAALSAAADAGDRTVTVGVRPEHFDVAETGGLTITVNVVEELGADGYVYGSTSAAEGSQDLVVRVGGRQVPEKGSSLHVVPRAGEIHVFSTSSGQRLSD; this is encoded by the coding sequence ATGGCTTCTGTCACCTTCGACAAGGCGACCCGTCTGTACCCGGGCGGCGACAAGCCCGCCGTCGACCAGCTGGAGCTGGAGATCGAGGACGGCGAGTTCCTCGTCCTCGTCGGCCCCTCCGGCTGCGGCAAGTCCACCTCGCTGCGCATGCTGGCCGGCCTGGAGGACGTCAACGGCGGCGCCATCCGCATCGGTGACCGCGACGTCACGCACCTGCCGCCCAAGGACCGGGACATCGCGATGGTGTTCCAGAACTACGCGCTCTACCCGCACATGAGCGTCGCCGACAACATGGGCTTCGCGCTCAAGATCGCCGGCGAGGACAAGGCCACCATCCGCAAGAAGGTGGAGGACGCGGCGAAGATGCTGGACCTCACCCAGTACCTGGACCGCAAGCCGAAGGCGCTCTCCGGCGGCCAGCGCCAGCGCGTCGCCATGGGCCGTGCGATCGTCCGCAAGCCGCAGGTGTTCCTGATGGACGAGCCGCTGTCGAACCTCGACGCCAAGCTCCGCGTCTCGACGCGTACGCAGATCGCGGCCCTCCAGCGCGACCTCGGCATCACCACCGTCTACGTCACCCACGACCAGGTCGAGGCCATGACCATGGGCGACCGGGTGGCCGTGCTCAAGGACGGCCTGCTCCAGCAGGTCGACACCCCGCGCAACATGTACGACCGCCCCGCGAACCTCTTCGTCGCCGGCTTCATCGGCTCTCCGGCCATGAACCTGGTCGAGGTCCCGATCACCGACGGCGGCGTGAAGTTCGGCGACAGCGTGCTCGCCGTGTCGCGCGCGGCACTGTCCGCCGCGGCCGACGCCGGCGACCGCACCGTCACGGTCGGCGTCCGCCCGGAGCACTTCGACGTCGCCGAGACCGGTGGTCTGACCATCACCGTGAACGTCGTCGAGGAGCTCGGCGCCGACGGGTACGTCTACGGCTCGACCTCGGCCGCCGAGGGCTCCCAGGACCTCGTCGTCCGCGTGGGCGGCCGCCAGGTCCCCGAGAAGGGCTCCAGCCTGCACGTCGTGCCGCGGGCGGGCGAGATCCACGTCTTCTCGACGTCTTCCGGGCAGCGCCTGTCCGACTAG
- a CDS encoding nucleotidyltransferase family protein, protein MTDDRRSASSAAAFPAAPVQAVVLAGGQGSRLRPYTDDRPKPMVEIPGTGLPIIGHQLAWLAAEGVTDAVVSCGHLAGVLQEWLAEAPLPLRVTTVVEEEPLGRGGGLKYAARHLPYPDASWYATNGDVWTRFPLRDMAAFHAERGAVATLALARPRIPWGVVETNEFGQVLDFIEAPLSPYPVNAGVYVFGPEFAALLPDLGDHERTTFPRLARERRLAGFPLPQGAYWRAIDTAKDLTEAARELAAQTGA, encoded by the coding sequence ATGACCGACGACCGGCGATCCGCCTCCTCCGCAGCCGCGTTCCCCGCCGCCCCCGTCCAGGCAGTCGTCCTGGCGGGCGGCCAGGGGTCGCGGCTGCGTCCGTACACCGACGACCGCCCCAAGCCGATGGTGGAGATCCCGGGGACCGGGCTGCCGATCATCGGGCACCAGCTGGCCTGGCTGGCGGCCGAGGGGGTCACCGACGCCGTGGTCTCGTGCGGGCACCTCGCGGGGGTGCTCCAGGAGTGGCTGGCCGAGGCGCCGCTGCCGCTCCGCGTGACGACGGTGGTCGAGGAGGAGCCGCTGGGGCGCGGCGGCGGCCTGAAGTACGCCGCGCGGCACCTGCCGTACCCGGACGCGTCCTGGTACGCGACGAACGGCGACGTCTGGACGCGGTTCCCGCTGCGGGACATGGCGGCCTTCCACGCCGAGCGCGGGGCGGTCGCGACCCTCGCGCTGGCCCGGCCGCGGATCCCGTGGGGGGTGGTGGAGACCAACGAGTTCGGGCAGGTACTGGACTTCATCGAGGCCCCGCTGTCGCCCTATCCGGTGAACGCCGGGGTGTACGTCTTCGGACCCGAATTCGCCGCTCTGCTCCCGGACTTGGGAGACCACGAGCGCACCACCTTCCCGCGGCTGGCGCGGGAGCGGCGGCTGGCGGGCTTCCCGCTGCCCCAGGGCGCCTACTGGCGGGCGATCGACACGGCCAAGGACCTCACCGAGGCGGCAAGGGAGTTGGCCGCGCAGACGGGCGCCTGA
- the rlmB gene encoding 23S rRNA (guanosine(2251)-2'-O)-methyltransferase RlmB has product MAGNSQRRNRRTSNKKGATVGSGGQRRKGLEGKGPTPKAEDRKKHKANRIANAMARQAAKRRPAPRRGGPKGTSEMVVGRNPVFEALRDGVPATTLYVQQFIDNDERVREALQLASERGNVNLMEAPRPELDRMTNGLNHQGLVLQVPPYEYAHPEDLTAEAYDNGEDPLIVALDGVTDPRNLGAIVRSVSAFGGHGVVIPERRAAGMTAGAWKTSAGTAARTPVSRVTNLTRALQEYKKAGIAVVGLAAEGTHEVQDLEALGGPVVIVVGSEGKGLGRLVGENCDYLVRIPMPGGAESLNAGVAAGVVLYEAARRRAAQPRT; this is encoded by the coding sequence ATGGCCGGGAACAGCCAGCGCAGGAACCGCCGCACGTCCAACAAGAAGGGCGCTACGGTCGGCAGCGGTGGCCAGCGGCGCAAGGGCCTGGAGGGCAAGGGCCCCACGCCCAAGGCCGAGGACCGCAAGAAGCACAAGGCGAACCGCATCGCCAACGCCATGGCCCGCCAGGCCGCCAAGCGCCGTCCGGCACCGCGCCGCGGCGGCCCCAAGGGCACCAGCGAGATGGTCGTCGGCCGCAACCCGGTCTTCGAGGCGCTGCGCGACGGCGTGCCCGCCACGACGCTCTACGTCCAGCAGTTCATCGACAACGACGAGCGCGTCCGCGAAGCCCTCCAGCTCGCCTCCGAGCGCGGCAACGTCAACCTGATGGAAGCCCCGCGCCCCGAACTCGACCGCATGACCAACGGGCTCAACCACCAGGGCCTGGTCCTCCAGGTCCCGCCGTACGAGTACGCACACCCCGAGGACCTCACCGCCGAGGCCTACGACAACGGTGAGGACCCCCTCATCGTCGCCCTCGACGGCGTCACCGACCCGCGCAACCTCGGCGCGATCGTCCGCTCCGTCTCCGCCTTCGGCGGCCACGGCGTGGTCATCCCCGAGCGCCGCGCCGCCGGTATGACCGCCGGTGCCTGGAAGACCTCGGCCGGCACCGCGGCCCGCACCCCGGTCTCCCGCGTCACCAACCTCACCCGCGCCCTGCAGGAGTACAAGAAGGCCGGCATCGCCGTCGTCGGCCTCGCCGCCGAGGGCACGCACGAGGTGCAGGACCTGGAGGCGCTCGGCGGCCCGGTCGTCATCGTCGTCGGCTCCGAGGGCAAGGGCCTGGGCCGCCTCGTCGGCGAGAACTGCGACTACCTCGTGCGCATCCCGATGCCGGGCGGCGCCGAGTCCCTCAACGCCGGTGTCGCCGCGGGCGTCGTGCTCTACGAGGCGGCCCGCCGCCGCGCCGCGCAGCCCCGGACCTGA
- a CDS encoding pentapeptide repeat-containing protein has translation MVRNGRQQSVKAARRPEVRLPELSPWEGPELEPDGDYDGLEFADLDLAGQEGVGARFMDCALRRCSLDEAGLARARILDSLLEGVRGVGTDLSEVSLRDVELVDARLGGVQLHGAGLERVVVRGGKIDYLNLRKARLKDVVFEGCVLVEPDFGGAVLERVEFRDCALRGVDFSGVRMADVDLREAAVLEIARGVDALAGAVISPAQLFDLAPALASQLGVRVLS, from the coding sequence ATGGTGCGAAACGGTCGGCAGCAGTCGGTGAAGGCGGCGCGGAGGCCGGAGGTGCGGCTGCCGGAGCTGTCGCCCTGGGAGGGGCCGGAGCTGGAGCCGGACGGGGACTACGACGGGCTGGAGTTCGCGGACCTGGACCTGGCGGGGCAGGAGGGGGTCGGGGCGCGGTTCATGGACTGCGCGCTGCGGCGCTGCTCGCTGGACGAGGCGGGGCTGGCGAGGGCGCGGATCCTGGATTCGCTGCTGGAGGGGGTTCGCGGGGTCGGCACCGACCTGTCGGAGGTGTCGCTGCGCGACGTGGAGCTGGTGGACGCGCGCCTGGGCGGGGTGCAGCTGCACGGGGCGGGGCTGGAGCGGGTGGTGGTCCGGGGCGGCAAGATCGACTATCTGAACCTGCGGAAGGCACGGCTGAAGGACGTCGTCTTCGAGGGGTGCGTGCTCGTGGAGCCGGACTTCGGGGGCGCGGTGCTGGAGCGGGTGGAGTTCCGGGACTGCGCCCTGCGGGGGGTGGACTTCTCCGGGGTGCGTATGGCGGACGTGGATCTGCGGGAGGCCGCCGTACTGGAGATCGCGCGGGGGGTGGACGCGCTGGCCGGGGCGGTGATCAGCCCGGCGCAGCTGTTCGACCTGGCGCCGGCGCTTGCGTCTCAGTTGGGGGTGCGGGTGCTTTCGTAG
- a CDS encoding DoxX family protein, which produces MSVDTRTSGFDDQPALSMVKVPCDPAQVIVNHASFRVRLAPSPSARSKPAKAPGRAPVLGGAVVAAAGATRRRAPVVWSGKSDTGDSAAAMGGLLQAVRGHDAYDGGATQVIPRVDMAHDLAEDTLATPTVVGQRSYGDPAETRPLAAVRDLPYEQPPGSGAGNGPDSRRPAADNRAQASYYPGRRMNLGVVLLPLRVFLGFISIYAGMGKLCDPVYFDGGERGSMVTWLNTLTPWALAEPLRDFALAHPVGAGLSVAFLQVIVGVLTVFGLWQRFAACFGALLSAALLMTVSWKTVPAYDAPDIIYLAAWSPLIIAGAPVYSLDGRLAGEAWRTLGPRSEVWQLRRRVLRRGAVMATVVCGLTLLVGSLLGGAVRSTTVVTVPGPGEAPSNYLPGRPLPQAPARQQPAQQPNRQSSSPTPTPSESSAKAGRTASGAPSRGTAGTGSESPTATRGTTGKQTPRSTPRQSAAPKSPTSSSGSTTRGGSTAPTKQPGLIGGLIG; this is translated from the coding sequence ATGAGTGTGGACACCAGAACGTCAGGGTTCGACGACCAGCCCGCGCTGAGCATGGTCAAGGTGCCGTGCGACCCCGCACAGGTCATCGTCAACCACGCCAGCTTCCGCGTGCGGCTCGCACCGAGCCCGAGCGCGCGTTCCAAGCCCGCGAAGGCCCCCGGCCGCGCACCCGTCCTGGGCGGCGCCGTGGTGGCCGCCGCCGGGGCCACCCGCCGCCGGGCCCCCGTGGTCTGGAGCGGCAAGTCCGACACCGGCGACAGTGCCGCGGCCATGGGCGGACTGCTCCAGGCCGTCCGCGGCCACGACGCCTACGACGGCGGCGCGACCCAGGTCATCCCGCGCGTCGACATGGCCCACGACCTCGCCGAGGACACCCTCGCCACGCCGACCGTCGTCGGCCAGCGCAGCTACGGGGACCCCGCCGAGACGCGCCCGCTGGCCGCCGTACGGGACCTCCCGTACGAGCAGCCGCCCGGCTCCGGGGCGGGCAACGGGCCCGACTCCCGGCGCCCCGCGGCCGACAACCGGGCGCAGGCCTCCTACTACCCCGGCCGCCGGATGAACCTCGGCGTCGTGCTGCTCCCGCTGCGCGTCTTCCTCGGCTTCATCTCCATCTACGCCGGCATGGGCAAGCTGTGCGACCCCGTCTACTTCGACGGCGGCGAGCGCGGCTCCATGGTCACCTGGCTGAACACCCTGACCCCGTGGGCGCTGGCCGAGCCGCTGCGCGACTTCGCGCTCGCCCACCCGGTGGGGGCCGGGCTCAGTGTGGCCTTCCTCCAGGTCATCGTCGGCGTCCTGACGGTCTTCGGCCTGTGGCAGCGGTTCGCCGCCTGCTTCGGGGCGCTGCTGTCCGCCGCGCTGCTGATGACGGTCAGCTGGAAGACCGTCCCGGCCTACGACGCGCCCGACATCATCTACCTCGCCGCCTGGAGCCCGCTGATCATCGCGGGCGCCCCGGTGTACTCCCTCGACGGGCGGCTCGCCGGCGAGGCGTGGCGCACCCTCGGCCCCCGCTCCGAGGTGTGGCAGCTGCGCCGCCGCGTGCTGCGGCGCGGGGCCGTCATGGCGACCGTCGTCTGCGGCCTCACCCTGCTCGTCGGCTCGCTCCTCGGCGGCGCCGTCCGCTCCACCACCGTGGTCACCGTCCCCGGTCCCGGCGAGGCTCCCAGCAACTACCTGCCGGGCCGCCCGCTGCCGCAGGCGCCGGCCAGGCAGCAGCCCGCACAGCAGCCGAACCGGCAGTCGTCCTCGCCGACGCCCACCCCGTCCGAGTCGTCCGCCAAGGCCGGCAGGACCGCCTCGGGCGCACCCTCGCGGGGGACCGCGGGGACGGGCTCGGAGTCGCCCACCGCGACCAGGGGCACGACCGGCAAGCAGACCCCGCGCAGCACGCCCCGGCAGTCCGCGGCACCGAAGTCGCCGACCTCCTCGTCGGGGAGCACCACGCGCGGGGGAAGCACAGCTCCGACCAAGCAGCCCGGCCTGATCGGCGGGCTCATCGGCTGA
- a CDS encoding GNAT family N-acetyltransferase: protein MIRSAEVADVPVIHAMIRELAQYEKVPHEARATEEQLREALFGERPAVFAHVAETADGEVVGFAVWFLSFSTWRGAHGIYLEDLYVRPGVRGGGHGKALLAELARTCVERGYERLEWSVLKWNAPALGFYEALGARPQEEWSVYRLTDGALAELGRA, encoded by the coding sequence ATGATCCGTAGCGCCGAAGTCGCCGATGTCCCCGTCATCCACGCGATGATCCGTGAACTCGCACAGTACGAGAAGGTGCCGCACGAGGCGCGGGCCACCGAGGAGCAGTTGCGGGAGGCGCTGTTCGGCGAGCGGCCGGCGGTGTTCGCGCACGTGGCGGAGACCGCGGACGGGGAGGTCGTCGGGTTCGCGGTGTGGTTCCTGTCCTTCTCCACCTGGCGGGGTGCGCACGGCATCTACCTGGAGGACCTGTACGTACGGCCGGGCGTGCGCGGTGGCGGCCACGGCAAGGCGCTGCTGGCGGAGCTGGCGCGTACGTGCGTCGAGCGCGGCTACGAGCGGCTGGAGTGGTCGGTGCTGAAGTGGAACGCGCCGGCCCTCGGCTTCTACGAGGCTCTGGGCGCGCGGCCGCAGGAGGAGTGGTCGGTGTACCGGCTGACGGACGGCGCGCTGGCGGAACTCGGCCGGGCGTAG